The genomic DNA TATGGTTGGCTGCTCCTCGGGCCCCTCCCCCCGACCCTTCCTGTCACGAGTCCTCCAAAGGCCACCATCACAGACTGTTCCGCTGTCTGCCGCCATCTTCTCtgcctcccaccacccccacccccctcacccgccccctcccAGCAGGCTCTGCTGCCAGCAGCGACGCTTAGCTCGGCAGCAGCCATTTTTGCCAACTAGGTCTAGCAGCTGGATCGCTTCTCTGGTTGAGGCACGGACTGGTGCGTCTTTCCTGCCATCTCTGCCACAGAAATGCAGGGCTCAGCCACAGGTGGTCAGAACAGAGCAGGTAGTGGCATGGCCAGCATCCCTGGCCCAGTCCCAGGAGGAGCGGTGCGGGAAGAACGGCGTGGCAGGGGTCGCAGTGTCGCCGCCCATAGGGATTTACAGGCGGTAGTGCGAGCCCTTTGGGAAGAGCAGGGCGCCCAGCCCATAGTCCAGGAGGACTGGGGTGTAAAGCTGGTAGAAGAgcaggaagaggcagaagaggaggaggaggaagtggaggaggcggaggaggctGAAGAGGacgaggagaagaaagaagaggcggaggagggagacagagacaaggAAGAGGACAAGAATTATGTGgacaaagaggaggaggaggaggacggtgAGGAGGGCGCAGAAGTGGTCGTGGGTATCTGTGAGTTCCCCACCGCGCGGTTTCGGTCCCTTCCCTTCTAGACCCCGTATTCGTTATAAAGGCCGTATCCTGGCCCGGCCGCACGCCGGCCACGCGGTGGTCAGGCGCTGCACTTGGGAGCCCAGGGAGCCGGGAGAGAGAGGGAACCACATGCTGGAAGGCGAGTGCCAGGCAGAGGGCACCCCGCCCTGGAAGCTGCGAGAGCCTGCAGAGGGGGCGGCATCCTAGAAGGCAGAGGAACCTGCAGTGGCGGCAGCGGAGGCCGAGTTCTGGGCGGGCGAGGTCCTGGCTGATAACTCCGAGTCCTGGGAGGCTGGGGCCTGAGGACCCGACGACGGGGCCGAAGCTGGCGAGGGGCGGCCCAGACCTCAGGCCCTTGCAGCCCCTGCTGGGGCATCGGCCTCAAAGGCAGGCCGCGCTCAGCGCTGGCCTCTGGCGGTTAGGCAGCGGGTCAAAGCTCTCAAAAACCTTCAGGCACGTTATGCACAAGTAGAAGCCCAATTCTCTAAAGACCTTTAGGATCTTGAGAAAAAGTATGCTGCCTTCTACCACCCGAGGGGCAAACAAATGGCATACCTCACTTTTGGCTGACGGGCTTCTAAAAACGTAAAGATTCTCAGTAGGATGACCTGAGAAAATGATGAAACGGCACAGGGGCACTTTTCAGTGGTTGAGGAATCAATGAGCTTCGCGGTAGAATTTGTCTTTAAATCGGGTGAACGTTTTCCAGTGACGTTCTGGCAGAAACATACAAACATGCTCTCAGGATCAGATGATTTCGATCCCTTCTCCAAAGGGCCAGAAGTAATCAGCAGCACAGTGTGTGAGATCTACTGGAAAGAGGGGGAAAATGTTGTGAAAACTGTCAAGCAGCAGAAGTGTGCGGGCCATGGAAGTGTTGTATCAACCAGTAGGAGCATGGCCagctattcttttcatttctttatttattttctgacatATTTGTCTTCTCTAGATCCTCCCGAGGGCAGAGAACTAGATTCTGCTGCTGATGTTAAATCGGGAAATGTTGTCCACCACCTTGTGATGCTAAAGTCCGTATCATTCGACACTAAAGAAGAGAGTGAACATCGGTATGAAAATGCTGATGAAGAGAAAGAGGATGGAAATGAGAAACCAGAAGAAGGACCCAAGCTGGATATGGTCTCAGCAGAGGGCAGCTCTGGAGAATACAGGTATTATTGTATAGTGCAAGCATTCCTGACATATACCTGTTACTAAcagctttatgttttgttttgtttacatccttaatctactttttgtttatctttttaacatctttattggagtataattgcctttcagtggtgtgttagtttctgctttataacaaagtgagtcagctctagtatacctatatccccatttctcttccctcttgcatctccctcccaccctccctatcccaccactctaggtggtcacagaggtccgagctgatctccctgtgctatgcagctgcttcccactagctatcatgtttttaataatttttgtaaagtaaataagaaaaaattgatGAAATTTAGTTTTGGAAGAACAGTTTAATGTTAATAATGTACTTGTATTCTAGATGGTATAGAAGGCAGTGTGTTctgaaatgtatttcatttacAGCCACAAGTCGTTTGTCCTGTAGCTTTAAGACTACTACAGATGGGAAATTTATCAGACCTGGAAATAGAGACCTATATTTTTTTAGAGGTCTAAAATATAGAGACCTATATTTTTAGAGAGTGGCCACGAGGAGAAGCAGCTAAAGCGACCAAGCTGTGCACTAGCTGTACCTTCATCACCTGGCCACAGAAATGGAGTCTCTTGGAATAAAAATGCCTTTGAGAAGGTGACTGCTTACAAAGTTCTAAAAAGTTAAGGATTTCAAATAAGACTGCATTTGATGAGTAATTCACAAATATTACTTCAATTTAGattttttattcaaaagaaaaattagccATAGTAAGATTATTGGCTATCACTGAGTTGGTAATTCAGtcttagtttctctttcctctacccattcatcttttcctttctctctctcatctctctctctctctcgcaatatcacactctttctttcttcctttcttaatttttacaCCTGCGGATGTTTGATAATAGCCTCTTTCTCACATTACAGTTACGGATACCAGAGGTCTGGGAATATAAGGGATTTATGATTTGTGTAAGGAGCATAGGCTCTTAAGGTGGAAAGACATTTAAATCACAGAGTGGCCTTTCAAGAACAAAAGTTAGCATTTATAGTGGTGGGCAAGAGAGAAATGAGGTTGGTGTGATGAAATGATGTGCACCCTGACAACCAAGGGTCTGGGTTACAAGAAGAAAacgttttgttttctccttggagAGCCAATAGATGTTCATAGTATTGACTCCTATTTAGAAAGTCCCTGGTGCATGTTATTGGTGTACAGTTGTTAATTGACTCTTCTCCCACCCTACAGTTGGAAGGCATAAAAAGAAGTGGACAGCgaaagaaaagatgaatttgTTCTTCACGGATATTCTAGTTTTCATTAGCCCACAATACAAATGTTGTTTCAAAATTCAACATCCCAAAATGATATTAACTGACATCTGACTTTATTCTTACCTTTGACAGATAAATTTGACAGTATTGTTCacattgaaaataaaagcttGTTTGACATGAATAAGCTGCagaattgggtttttttaatataaataatacagaCTCCAGTGTATCTTGGTTCTATTTATTTCGGCCCACCTTACTGTCATTGAAAGGGATTTCTTTCAACTATTTGGTAAGCCTGTTTGACATCCCTTTATAGCAGCctcaaataaattgaaatattagATTATAAACAACTTGTGTGGCAATAGAGATGGTGGCCCAGCCTCTAGTATATGTTACTGAAAGAAACTGATGGATGACCTAGCTTGCCTGGAGACCAGATGGTGCTAGTGGCCTGCCATGGAGCAGCAGCATCAGCGTCTGCTGGGAACGTgtttgaaatgcaaattctcagacccTGCTCCAGACCTGCTGAATTGGATATTCTGAAGGTAGGCTGCTAGCCATCAGGTTTTTACAAGTCCTCCAAGTGCTACTGAAGCACACTAAAGTTTCAGAACTGCTGCTTTAGAGCAATGGGGGAAACGTTTAACTACACCCACAGTAGGACCAGCCTTAATTCACTGACTTGGTACTATTGCAGGTAAACTGAACAGGATGGTGAGATCTGGACTGAGGAAGACACTAGAATTCTCAGGGGCCTGAGACACAAAGGCCTCCGGGAGggatgtgttagtttcctagggttaccgtaacaaattaccacaaagcaggtggcttaaaacaaccgaaatttattctctcaccgttctggaggccagaagtctgaggtcaaggtgtcggcagggttggttccttgtGGAGGCTCGgaggaaggatctgttccatgcctctctcctagttgCTGGTGGTTGCTGTCAATCCTTGGCCTCATTTGGCTTGTATATGCACGATTCCactctctttcttcatctttacaTAGTGTTTTcccctgtgtctctgtttctgtgttctttctcttcttataaggacaccagtcatattggattaagggcccaccctaatccagtatgacctcatctgatCTTTTATTACACCTGCAAAtaccctctttccaaataaggtcacatttacaggtTGCGGGGGTCAAGACCTCAACATGTCTTTTgcggggacacaattcagcttaTAACAAGGGGCAAAGATTCAGTAGTGGAAGGGACGAATTGGTAAAGGAGAAACCTAATTCTAAAATGATAAAAGCATTATGATACCATGCACATATGAAGTTTAAAGACATGCAAAATTACTAGGTTGTTTATAGATACATCTATTTGTAGTAAAAGGCATACATAGGAGTAATGCATACATATGTAGTATGCAGAAAGGTGTGTATGAGAACAATAAACTTATTTAAGACAGTGGTTAAATCTATAGAAAAAGACGGAGAATTCAGTTGGGGAGAGGTACACTGGGTTTCAATTTTATTTGTAAGCTTATGTTTCTTAAGACGGCTGATGGTTGCATGGGTGTCGCATTTTCAGACCTTTGTCGAGGTCTGAAATATGtcctaatttaaagaaaattaaaagaggaaatgggccTAGTATCTGGAACCTCTTTAAGGGAAAAATGTGAAGTGGTACTTGAGCAGAGCAGAGGATCAGAGAAGGGGAGGACCAGGGGTTTGAGGGTAGAAGGCCTTATTTCTACATTCAGTTAAGGCTGCTTGAGAGCTTGCTAGTTAGCATCAATACCGCTTTCTGTTTTCTATGCTAGTTCCTCGTGTATGGAGAGTagattaacattatttatttatgcgTGTATCTCCCCAGCTCCCTAAAGTGTGAGCTTCTGACTTGTTCGGAACGTAAAGGCTTTTATTGATTTCTCTCTCCTAAAgcactgtgttttcttcttcgTAGATGCTTGATAAAGGTCTGTTAAAGTGAAGTGAGTGTAAGGTATCCACAACCCTTTTCCCTGTCACTGgtgttgacatttaaaaatgcGTTATCATGTAGTAACACAGAGTATTCCTCATGgctagaaca from Lagenorhynchus albirostris chromosome X, mLagAlb1.1, whole genome shotgun sequence includes the following:
- the LOC132513241 gene encoding cilia- and flagella-associated protein 251-like isoform X2, which produces MQGSATGGQNRAGSGMASIPGPVPGGAVREERRGRGRSVAAHRDLQAVVRALWEEQGAQPIVQEDWGVKLVEEQEEAEEEEEEVEEAEEAEEDEEKKEEAEEGDRDKEEDKNYVDKEEEEEDDPPEGRELDSAADVKSGNVVHHLVMLKSVSFDTKEESEHRYENADEEKEDGNEKPEEGPKLDMVSAEGSSGEYSWKA
- the LOC132513241 gene encoding glutamic acid-rich protein-like isoform X1, encoding MQGSATGGQNRAGSGMASIPGPVPGGAVREERRGRGRSVAAHRDLQAVVRALWEEQGAQPIVQEDWGVKLVEEQEEAEEEEEEVEEAEEAEEDEEKKEEAEEGDRDKEEDKNYVDKEEEEEDGEEGAEVVVGIYPPEGRELDSAADVKSGNVVHHLVMLKSVSFDTKEESEHRYENADEEKEDGNEKPEEGPKLDMVSAEGSSGEYSWKA